The region AACTATTTTAGAGTGAGTATACTGGTTGTTTTTATGGGGTATTGGAGAGGCAGTTGATAGCCAGACTGCACAGTTCACAACCTGGAGTGCTGTTAGGACCAGAACTGTGCATCTTTGTTGAGCTGCTCCAAACCATTTCATTGCTCCTTTGCCCTCTGGTCGTGATGACTTGAATATGGCTATTACTACCATAGTCTTCACCAGGATGCTGGAGATACACAGGACAAAGCTTATACCAAACACAGCATGTCTTAACTGACATGTCCACAACTGCGGCTGGCCAATAAACAGTAGCACACACAGGAAACATAGtttgagagacaacagcagcagAAAGCTAAGCTCTGAATTGTTGGCTCGTACTATGGGTGTGTTACGGTGATGAGCAAAGATGATCATCACAAGAGCACAGATGAAGGTGCCAAGCAGGGAAGCAGTGGTGAGAGAGATGCCCAGAGAATCCTCATAGGATAGAAACTCTATTTCTTTGGGGACACACTGATCCTTATCTGGATTGGACCAAAACTCATCTGGACATGTTATGCACTCAATAGAATCTTTAAATAAGCAAAACATAGAAGATGAAATTTTGACGAGGAAGTTTCTTTCAAATTTGATTCAGATTTTGCCAACAGTAATTTCCTCACCTGTTGTATTAGAAATCTCTCCATCTCCACATGGCAAACAGTCAAAACAGCAGAGAGGAAGGCCCTTTCTTGTGGCTTGTCTGGTTCCTGGGGGGCAACTCTCACTGCATACTGACTGTGGGGGCTAAAAGAGACATCAACTGCTATCAgtcatgtttttgtcttttacatAATGACTAGCTTGGATTGTCCATTAATTTAGTTACAATTGTCTTATCATAGTTTCTAATTTACTACTATTTAGACTTTATTCCTGCAAAACAATGACATTTTATCATTCAAAGGTAATTACTTTTGTTGTTTCAAAATTCCAGTAAAATGCATCCTTGTCGAGTGTAAGAACCATCCCTGTTGCCACACCTTCATTTACTACACCGACATTGTGGAGCTTAATTGATCCATCAGCACTTGGCTGCCAGTTCAACACATCATAGATGGCCAGAGCATCTCCATTTTTATCAAATGACACATGATCCCCAAAACCTGTGGTGAAGTTCACTTTCTGTAGGTAGTGAACCAGCTATATAATTTGTAGACAGGAcagcttttatatttttatctgtAATTTGAATTAATATATACAACATACTTTGCTTTTCCAAATTCATATCTTCTATATGCCTAAAAAAAACTATACATGTGGGTCTTACCTGCCACGGCTTCAGGTTGGTTATGTCACCACATCTGTTCTCACTGAATGGTCCTCTTCCCTCCTCACACTGCATCAGATCATGAAGTGCATGTGCCAGGGCATAAATTGCCTTATATACATTATACGATGCCCTTAATCCTGAAACATCAGTGAATGGTGTGTTTGTTGTGCTCAGATCCTCCTGTCCTGTACACACCTTTTTGACTTGCTGTCCATCAGTTCCTTTCCCCTTCATTTCAAAACTGCACCCAAATATGTTCTCCCAGAAGATTTTCACTATATCATTACTTTGATCAATGTTGGGACGAATACATAACAGAAAGTCATGAAGCCCCTCGATCTCTCCACGCCTGATAGCAATGCCCATTGTGCCCCCCAGGAATGGCTGGAAACGTGGTGTGCGAAATACAGGTGAAGTGGCCCAAGCTTCACTTGCAATCCACTGCCTGCCtgttatgttctgcaacaccacTTCATTCATTAAAGGTATCAGTAAGGATGAAGCAGAAAAAACAACCACCACTCTAGCTGTAGAGGACTGAATCATTCCCATTATGCGCTGAATATCTATGGGGTTGTTATCGTTGGGCAGGATTTCAGAAAAAGCAACACAATATCCAAATTGTTGCATTTCCTGATGGAATGACTGAGCAGCATAGATGCCATAGTCATTATCACTGTAGATGAGACCAACCCAGGTCCATCCAAAATATTTCAAGATCTGAACCATAGCCCGAACTTGGAAGGCATCACTGGGGATTGTTCTGAAGAAAGAAGGGTACTTTTTTCTGTCACTCAAACAGGAGCAGGTGGCATAGTAGCTAATCTAATTAGAAGAgagcagagacagagagaaaaaggtgagaggaagataaaaaaaataaaaagtgtcttTGAAGTTATTTATGTTTGCATAGTGGTCTGCTATTATAATTGAAAATATGAGAACGTTTAATTGATAACAAAATTCATTGTGATGTAAACAAATGTGGCAAATGagatagaatttttattttattatttatttattttttttacagaaaaaaaaggttttaaatctcATACCATAGGGAGTCGAAACAGCCCCAGGACACTGGAAATTGCAATGGAATGGGTAGAGCCTGGATCACCTATGATTCCAATCACCGGTGGTGGGCCTTTGCAGTTGAGGTCAGAGATGGTCTCCTCTGTCCCACCAACCAGAGCTGTAGCACCACGGAATGCCACTCCAAGCCTTAAACAGTTGTCATAGATTTGGTAACCAAGCGTGATGTTAGGCAGCAAGTTAGGATTGTTATTAATCTCATTGATAGCAAAAACCATTGTTAGTGCCTGCTGGAAACTTGTCATATAGAAGCTGGAGAAGACAATACAAAGTAAAGTTAGATCATTAACTACACTAACAGTAACAGTAGAAAAACAAATTACATAAAGGGTTATTATTGCATTCTGTTCAAAtataaatttcataaataaataaaaataatataaataagtacatttaacATATGCAGTGAATGTTTTGTTTCCTGTTATCCATCATGTAACATGAATTTAGTTGCTTAGAGTAATTTATCATTGACAAGTTACAAAGAATATACAAAATTTCCCAATTTATTATCTTGAAGTGTTTTTCAGGTGGTGTGGTCTCACAGCTTGCAGACTCACAGCTCACATCGTGGTAGTTTTGGCTCTGTTCTGAAGCTCAGCTCAGGGAATACTTTGAGGTACCTCTGAATCTCAAACAGACCACCAATTAGAAGGTCTCCATCCTGGAACATCCCATTCAATGTGAAGTGTTCCTGTAGCATACAAGTACTTGAGGTAGCCATCAAAGCTACATATTTATAGTTACAAGACAAGAACAAACAAGCACGCAGAATTACCCACATCATTTCGTCTTTATGTATGTCACTCCTCAGTCAGCTCACTGATGTATCATCTTTTATTAGgtactttttttcctttttttcttttttgtgcagGCGGTGCCACTGGCCTCTTTGTAAATaatgatgttattttttttacaagcctCCACCTCTACCAAACATGGCAAACATTATAGATAAGTaaccatatacatatatatatatatatatatatatatatatatatatatatatatatatatatatatatatatatatatatatatatatatatcatacagaatgctctctctctctctctctctctctaaaaaaaaaaaaacatttttttttactttgtgggGACCATCCTGTGGatgattaaaaatagtaaatgatgtttatctgaaaATGTAACAATGAAAACAAGTTTTCTCTATGG is a window of Carassius carassius chromosome 23, fCarCar2.1, whole genome shotgun sequence DNA encoding:
- the LOC132101346 gene encoding extracellular calcium-sensing receptor-like, which encodes MFQDGDLLIGGLFEIQRYLKVFPELSFRTEPKLPRCELFYMTSFQQALTMVFAINEINNNPNLLPNITLGYQIYDNCLRLGVAFRGATALVGGTEETISDLNCKGPPPVIGIIGDPGSTHSIAISSVLGLFRLPMISYYATCSCLSDRKKYPSFFRTIPSDAFQVRAMVQILKYFGWTWVGLIYSDNDYGIYAAQSFHQEMQQFGYCVAFSEILPNDNNPIDIQRIMGMIQSSTARVVVVFSASSLLIPLMNEVVLQNITGRQWIASEAWATSPVFRTPRFQPFLGGTMGIAIRRGEIEGLHDFLLCIRPNIDQSNDIVKIFWENIFGCSFEMKGKGTDGQQVKKVCTGQEDLSTTNTPFTDVSGLRASYNVYKAIYALAHALHDLMQCEEGRGPFSENRCGDITNLKPWQLVHYLQKVNFTTGFGDHVSFDKNGDALAIYDVLNWQPSADGSIKLHNVGVVNEGVATGMVLTLDKDAFYWNFETTKSVCSESCPPGTRQATRKGLPLCCFDCLPCGDGEISNTTDSIECITCPDEFWSNPDKDQCVPKEIEFLSYEDSLGISLTTASLLGTFICALVMIIFAHHRNTPIVRANNSELSFLLLLSLKLCFLCVLLFIGQPQLWTCQLRHAVFGISFVLCISSILVKTMVVIAIFKSSRPEGKGAMKWFGAAQQRCTVLVLTALQVVNCAVWLSTASPIPHKNNQYTHSKIVYECAIGSVAGFSMLLGYIGLLAAVSLLLAFLSRNLPDNFNEAKFITFSMLIFCAVWIAFVPSYVSSPGKYAVAVEIFAILASSFGLLVAIFAPKCYIILLHPEKNTKKAIMRREVQNK